One segment of Triticum aestivum cultivar Chinese Spring chromosome 2A, IWGSC CS RefSeq v2.1, whole genome shotgun sequence DNA contains the following:
- the LOC123184612 gene encoding uncharacterized protein, translating to MPKRQHSHLDGDRTGKKPRRAPKKHLYLVLDDWDTGFSIYKVDADTLQDTCTSDVQLGFPGPPVLRFPVPVRHLGMSFTAFGNSIFIATNPHCPQTPILGYDTEIAGITIGPSLPRSLLGGIDISVAAGDKLYALTSRHDGEQHSFEAMSWAATGSDELEDPRPAMDWSWKRVPSPPPFAMDDIISSYALHPDGHTIFMSAHDSLYQHVPKGTFSFDTKRSEWRWHGEWALPFQGQGYYDSELDAWVGLRKDGYICACEVASRSRESAVQPYCKIAKEKLFLKVPERRLAAIRATLAYMGNSNFCLVDCVQREGVEPTCIVDCCVLHMSTFGLKYDHRGELQTTRHCSSSCVVSKHILSFSPVVFWM from the coding sequence ATGCCTAAGCGTCAGCACTCGCACCTCGACGGCGACCGCACCGGAAAAAAGCCGCGGCGTGCGCCGAAGAAGCACCTCTACCTGGTGCTGGATGATTGGGACACGGGCTTCAGCATCTACAAGGTTGATGCCGACACTTTGCAAGATACCTGCACCAGCGACGTGCAGTTAGGGTTCCCTGGCCCTCCCGTCCTCCGGTTTCCTGTGCCAGTACGCCATCTTGGCATGAGCTTCACGGCCTTTGGTAACAGCATCTTCATCGCCACCAACCCACACTGTCCACAGACTCCCATCCTCGGATATGATACCGAGATAGCGGGAATCACCATCGGGCCAAGCCTACCACGTTCACTGCTTGGCGGCATTGACATCTCTGTGGCCGCCGGTGATAAGTTGTATGCATTGACATCTCGCCATGACGGCGAGCAGCACTCTTTTGAGGCCATGTCTTGGGCAGCCACGGGAAGCGATGAGCTTGAGGATCCACGGCCAGCCATGGATTGGTCCTGGAAAAGGGTGCCATCGCCACCGCCATTTGCCATGGATGATATAATTTCCTCTTACGCGCTGCACCCGGATGGGCACACCATATTCATGTCTGCACACGACAGTCTTTATCAACATGTTCCAAAGGGTACCTTCTCATTTGACACCAAGCGTTCTGAGTGGAGGTGGCATGGGGAATGGGCACTACCTTTCCAAGGACAAGGCTACTACGACAGCGAGCTAGACGCATGGGTTGGGCTCCGTAAAGACGGGTACATTTGTGCCTGTGAAGTCGCCTCCCGCAGCCGCGAAAGTGCTGTGCAGCCATATTGTAAGATTGCGAAGGAGAAGTTGTTCCTCAAAGTCCCGGAGCGGCGGCTGGCAGCAATAAGGGCCACTCTCGCGTACATGGGCAACAGCAACTTTTGCCTTGTCGATTGTGTGCAGCGCGAAGGAGTGGAGCCTACATGCATCGTCGATTGTTGCGTGCTCCATATGAGCACGTTTGGGCTTAAGTATGATCACAGGGGAGAGCTGCAAACCACGCGCCACTGCTCTAGCTCTTGTGTAGTGTCCAAGCATATCCTGTCCTTTTCTCCTGTAGTGTTCTGGATGTAA